A DNA window from Paraclostridium bifermentans contains the following coding sequences:
- a CDS encoding putative NPN-dependent ornithine cyclodeaminase, whose amino-acid sequence MSFKLREYREPDFTQDVFVNAPDASYGVVEKDGVAPENYHAMSIYPEYFKVNGKWVLAEETRMDCVPIITNDDKIDVVEFRRLKVGDKVIVGRTENAKDGIYLYPNGFQTEEEAQGDVFAFRSGRSRETSYTKDYENLYELLKYEKEHGYIVWVLGPAAVFAKGARDSMASLIDNGYVDAFLGGNAVATHDLEAGVFGTALGQHVYTQESIQNGHYHHLDLLNKARGAGSIEKLIENENIQDGIIHACVKNNVPIVLGGSIRDDGPLPIVYGDVYQAQDAMRSHVKKATTVICLATQLHTIAVGNMTPSYRVVDGKVRPVHFYTIDISEFAVNKLRDRGSLEVITMVTNVQDLLEKLAKNLVD is encoded by the coding sequence ATGTCTTTTAAATTAAGGGAATATAGAGAACCAGATTTTACACAAGATGTATTTGTCAATGCTCCTGATGCAAGCTATGGAGTTGTAGAAAAAGATGGTGTAGCACCAGAAAATTATCATGCAATGTCGATTTACCCAGAATATTTTAAAGTAAATGGGAAATGGGTGTTAGCTGAGGAAACTAGAATGGACTGCGTACCTATAATAACTAACGATGATAAAATAGATGTAGTAGAGTTTAGAAGACTTAAAGTTGGGGACAAAGTTATAGTAGGAAGAACAGAAAATGCAAAAGATGGAATCTACTTATATCCGAATGGATTCCAAACAGAAGAAGAAGCTCAGGGAGATGTTTTCGCATTTAGATCAGGAAGATCAAGAGAAACTTCTTACACTAAAGATTATGAAAATTTATATGAATTATTAAAATATGAAAAAGAACATGGATACATAGTATGGGTTCTAGGGCCTGCAGCTGTATTTGCTAAAGGAGCTAGAGATTCTATGGCATCATTAATAGATAATGGTTATGTTGATGCATTTTTAGGTGGAAATGCAGTTGCAACTCATGACTTAGAGGCAGGAGTATTTGGAACTGCACTAGGGCAACATGTATACACACAAGAATCTATACAAAATGGACACTATCACCATCTAGATTTATTAAATAAAGCTAGAGGAGCAGGATCTATAGAAAAATTAATAGAAAATGAAAATATACAAGATGGAATAATCCATGCTTGTGTTAAAAATAATGTACCTATAGTTCTTGGAGGATCTATAAGAGATGATGGACCATTACCAATAGTTTATGGGGACGTTTATCAAGCACAAGATGCTATGAGAAGTCATGTAAAAAAAGCTACAACAGTAATTTGTTTAGCTACTCAACTTCATACTATAGCTGTAGGAAACATGACTCCTTCTTATAGGGTTGTAGATGGAAAAGTAAGACCTGTTCATTTCTACACTATAGATATATCTGAATTTGCAGTTAATAAGTTAAGAGATAGAGGTAGCTTAGAAGTTATAACTATGGTTA
- a CDS encoding metallophosphoesterase family protein encodes MQKEGVNVKIGLISDTHSMIRKEVLNHFEGCDLIIHAGDVGSMEVIEELRKISDVKFIKGNCDKKAEFESIREDILIQFDSIKIYVVHDIKSIEKNLNKIGVDIVIYGHSHKSENYIKDNILYINPGSAGPKRFKLPTTIAILNITKDKDAEINLIEL; translated from the coding sequence TTGCAGAAAGAAGGTGTTAATGTGAAGATAGGATTAATATCTGATACGCATAGTATGATAAGAAAAGAAGTTTTAAATCACTTTGAAGGATGTGATTTAATTATACATGCAGGTGATGTTGGGAGTATGGAAGTTATAGAGGAACTAAGAAAAATTTCTGATGTTAAATTTATAAAAGGGAATTGTGATAAAAAAGCTGAATTTGAAAGTATTCGAGAAGATATTTTGATACAATTTGATAGTATCAAAATATATGTAGTACATGATATAAAGTCTATTGAGAAGAATTTAAATAAAATTGGCGTAGATATAGTTATATATGGACATTCTCATAAAAGTGAAAACTATATAAAAGATAATATATTATATATAAACCCAGGTTCAGCAGGACCTAAGAGATTCAAATTACCTACAACAATTGCGATACTTAACATAACAAAAGATAAAGATGCTGAAATAAATTTAATAGAATTATAA
- a CDS encoding Bax inhibitor-1/YccA family protein, producing MNKVIQNPIADVFKYLAISILFCFLGYGFGVAFVPESVAMIANIIVVVMVVALLILCLVSRKGIIPDRFSMNWVYLFTFIDGIILYPIIQMYVGSLGKEIVISVLFVTALIFLILSTIARREKSDKYLKLGNTLFIGLIILIPFTIIASFIGFGAFNITVTVFSIIIFSGYILYDVSLVKYEIENGNINDSKDLSIHVLNLYLDFINIFLDILNLIYDFKE from the coding sequence ATGAATAAAGTAATTCAAAACCCGATAGCGGATGTGTTTAAATATTTAGCTATATCAATACTATTTTGTTTTTTAGGATATGGATTTGGAGTAGCATTTGTACCGGAAAGTGTAGCTATGATTGCAAATATTATTGTTGTAGTTATGGTAGTGGCACTTTTAATACTGTGTTTAGTTTCTAGAAAAGGAATTATACCGGATAGATTTAGCATGAACTGGGTATATTTATTTACCTTTATAGATGGTATAATTCTATACCCTATAATTCAGATGTATGTAGGTAGCTTAGGCAAAGAAATTGTAATAAGCGTATTATTTGTTACAGCTTTAATATTTCTTATATTATCAACAATAGCAAGAAGAGAAAAAAGCGATAAATATCTAAAGCTAGGAAACACATTATTTATAGGATTAATAATTTTAATTCCATTTACAATAATAGCTTCATTTATAGGATTTGGAGCATTTAATATAACGGTTACTGTATTTAGTATAATTATATTCAGTGGATATATACTATATGATGTAAGTTTAGTTAAATATGAAATAGAAAATGGAAATATCAATGATAGTAAAGACTTATCTATACATGTTTTAAACCTATACTTAGACTTTATAAATATATTTTTAGATATATTAAATTTAATTTATGATTTTAAAGAATAA
- the msrB gene encoding peptide-methionine (R)-S-oxide reductase MsrB has protein sequence MKKLATFAGGCFWCMFKPFSKYEGIEKIVAGYTGGYAKNPTYEEVCSENTGHLEAIQLTYDDELVKYDELLKIYWRQIDPTDGGGQFNDRGNRYKTAIFYHDDKQKEAAIKSKQELQESGIFKEEIATKILPAETFYTAEEYHQDYYKKNPIHYEMYFKVSGRYDFIKNFWDKNNKKREELKNKLTPIQFEVTQNDQTEPPFDNEYWDNKEEGIYVDVVSGEVLFTSKEKFDSGCGWPSFTKPVKEDVIVEKRDFSHGMVRTEVRSEKANSHLGHVFDDGPKEHGGLRYCINSAALKFIPKSKMKEMGYDDYIKLIE, from the coding sequence ATGAAAAAATTAGCGACTTTTGCAGGTGGATGTTTTTGGTGTATGTTTAAACCTTTTAGTAAGTATGAAGGAATTGAAAAAATTGTAGCTGGTTACACAGGAGGATATGCAAAAAATCCTACATATGAAGAAGTATGTTCAGAAAATACAGGACATTTAGAAGCAATACAGTTAACATATGATGATGAATTAGTTAAATATGATGAATTATTAAAAATATATTGGAGACAAATAGATCCAACTGATGGTGGAGGACAATTTAATGATAGAGGCAATAGATATAAAACTGCAATTTTTTATCACGATGATAAACAAAAAGAAGCAGCAATAAAATCAAAACAAGAATTACAAGAAAGTGGGATTTTTAAAGAAGAAATAGCAACTAAGATACTTCCGGCAGAAACTTTTTATACAGCAGAAGAATATCACCAGGATTATTATAAAAAAAACCCAATACATTATGAAATGTATTTTAAGGTATCAGGAAGATATGATTTTATAAAAAATTTCTGGGATAAAAACAATAAAAAAAGAGAAGAACTAAAAAATAAATTAACGCCTATTCAGTTTGAGGTAACTCAAAATGATCAGACAGAACCTCCATTTGATAATGAATACTGGGACAATAAAGAAGAAGGTATATATGTAGATGTTGTCAGTGGAGAGGTATTATTTACATCAAAAGAAAAGTTTGACTCAGGCTGTGGTTGGCCAAGTTTTACAAAGCCAGTAAAAGAGGACGTTATAGTTGAAAAAAGGGACTTTTCTCATGGAATGGTTAGGACCGAAGTAAGAAGTGAAAAAGCAAACTCTCACTTAGGTCATGTTTTTGATGACGGACCAAAAGAACATGGAGGACTTAGATATTGTATAAACTCAGCAGCTCTTAAATTTATACCTAAAAGTAAAATGAAAGAAATGGGATATGATGATTATATAAAGCTTATTGAGTAA
- a CDS encoding MarR family winged helix-turn-helix transcriptional regulator: MKDKYIIYFISRTKDNMIKFIDKNLKLNNLNDLIPTHGNILTALYESNGQLTMKEISKKIGKDKSTVTSLVNKLIILGYVKKDKCLIDKRVTYISLTEKALSIKDRFDLISSQVKETAYKDFTNEEKEEFLRLLKKMSKNFKDANENL; encoded by the coding sequence TTGAAAGATAAGTACATCATATATTTTATAAGTCGTACTAAAGATAATATGATTAAATTTATAGATAAAAATTTGAAACTTAATAATTTAAATGACTTAATTCCCACTCACGGAAATATATTAACTGCACTTTATGAAAGTAATGGACAGCTAACAATGAAAGAAATTTCAAAAAAAATAGGAAAAGATAAGTCTACAGTTACATCATTGGTAAATAAATTAATCATTTTAGGATATGTAAAAAAGGATAAATGTTTAATAGATAAAAGAGTAACTTATATAAGCTTAACTGAAAAAGCATTAAGTATAAAAGACCGCTTTGATTTAATTTCTTCCCAAGTAAAAGAAACTGCATATAAAGATTTTACTAATGAAGAAAAAGAAGAATTTTTACGATTATTAAAAAAAATGAGCAAAAACTTCAAAGATGCAAATGAAAATTTATAG
- a CDS encoding FUSC family protein, with the protein MKKQLMNIAVFLIAIILIMSFYMFGKDNVLIGIGSITIAITMLRENHTNNIPRTFLKLSVAQIIIGCCAYVANYNSIYAVITTFVLSFLVYYIGSSEVRGSKSNAFMMLYVLLLYAPVSIEQMPKRILALVFSAVVILFLYFVFTRYNFKKITDKKLNETIQRITTQLNLIKEDKPIEDENKNVNILLKNLELDLYDSIEKSNKIKKDIYNKQIIVILLKKINTGLNYVESNSYREDLFRNLNYVLEDISLYILGDINLSELKNSFCKYDESIDIKNMGENIDKYNYYSLRIAIKELYNCLDDEQKIETISKKINIRKKLKNDINIITNNFSMDSLRFNLAIKASILISIAVFIVDYFNIYEGKWVVYTLAVVLLPYAEESTKKSIDRAIGTILGAIVLGIIYKVINGNSTLMIFIFMISLYLNISIRKYNIRCIFITMTAITAVKLIYPNTTIFTLLEYRVILILFASMSAVVITNLVFPYKINNDMKSTINSYINFNKEICNFISSEGIGDIDIEKAIVKNNYYWMRLNFINNKLKEENIEEILKKQNDFFTNISFSILLSGGIESEVKLVNKLYKELKETTYKGQSLYEFYKVFFNSRKSDLEKAIMISLYRIYLDMKEISSLGDSVIKNKKQ; encoded by the coding sequence ATGAAAAAACAATTAATGAATATAGCTGTATTTTTAATAGCTATAATATTAATAATGTCATTTTATATGTTTGGTAAAGATAATGTACTAATTGGTATTGGTTCGATTACGATAGCTATAACTATGCTTCGTGAAAATCACACAAATAATATACCTCGTACATTTTTAAAATTGAGTGTAGCACAGATAATCATAGGGTGCTGTGCTTATGTTGCAAATTACAACTCAATTTATGCAGTAATTACTACATTTGTATTAAGTTTTTTAGTTTATTACATAGGAAGTAGTGAAGTAAGGGGATCTAAAAGTAATGCTTTTATGATGCTTTATGTGTTATTACTTTATGCACCTGTATCTATAGAACAAATGCCTAAAAGAATATTAGCATTAGTATTTTCAGCAGTTGTGATACTATTTTTATATTTTGTTTTTACTAGATATAATTTTAAGAAAATTACAGATAAAAAACTTAATGAAACAATACAACGAATAACAACTCAGTTAAATTTAATTAAAGAAGATAAGCCTATAGAGGACGAAAATAAGAATGTAAATATTTTATTGAAAAATTTAGAACTGGACTTATATGACTCTATAGAAAAATCAAATAAAATTAAAAAAGATATATATAACAAACAAATTATTGTTATTTTGTTAAAAAAAATAAATACAGGTTTGAACTACGTAGAAAGTAATAGTTATAGAGAAGATTTATTTAGAAATTTAAATTATGTTTTAGAAGATATAAGTTTATATATTTTAGGCGATATAAATTTATCCGAATTAAAAAACAGTTTTTGCAAATATGATGAATCAATAGATATAAAAAATATGGGAGAAAATATAGATAAATATAATTATTATAGCTTAAGAATAGCTATTAAAGAGCTGTACAATTGTTTAGATGATGAACAAAAGATAGAAACTATATCTAAAAAAATAAATATAAGAAAAAAATTAAAAAATGATATTAATATAATAACCAATAATTTTAGTATGGATTCTTTAAGATTTAACTTAGCTATAAAAGCTTCAATATTAATATCTATAGCAGTTTTTATAGTAGATTATTTTAATATCTATGAAGGGAAATGGGTAGTTTATACACTGGCAGTTGTATTACTTCCATATGCAGAGGAAAGTACAAAAAAATCTATAGACAGAGCAATAGGAACTATTTTAGGAGCTATAGTACTTGGAATAATATATAAAGTAATTAATGGAAATTCAACATTAATGATATTTATATTTATGATATCACTATATTTAAATATATCTATTAGAAAATATAATATAAGATGTATATTTATAACTATGACAGCTATAACGGCAGTTAAGTTGATTTATCCAAATACAACAATTTTTACTCTATTGGAATACAGAGTAATATTAATATTATTTGCATCTATGTCTGCTGTAGTTATAACAAATTTAGTATTTCCATATAAAATTAATAATGATATGAAAAGTACAATAAATAGTTACATAAATTTTAATAAAGAAATATGTAACTTTATATCTTCAGAAGGTATAGGTGATATAGACATTGAAAAAGCAATTGTGAAAAATAATTATTATTGGATGAGACTTAATTTTATAAATAATAAGCTAAAAGAAGAAAATATCGAGGAAATTTTAAAAAAACAAAATGACTTTTTTACAAATATAAGTTTCTCTATACTTTTAAGTGGAGGAATAGAAAGTGAAGTTAAATTAGTAAATAAACTATATAAAGAACTGAAAGAAACTACATATAAAGGTCAGAGTTTATATGAATTTTATAAAGTATTTTTTAATTCAAGAAAAAGCGATTTAGAAAAAGCAATAATGATAAGTTTATATAGAATATATCTAGATATGAAAGAAATTAGTTCTTTAGGAGATTCAGTTATTAAAAATAAAAAACAATAA
- a CDS encoding beta-class carbonic anhydrase: MSIENRKLDKILDFNRSFIQNKEYEKYETSKDPDKKIVILSCMDTRLTDLLPKAMNLKNGDAKIIKNAGATVLHPFGSIMRSIIVAIYEFEVDEVLIVGHEGCGMCNLNTENLINKIINKGVSIETINTLSNSGIDVKKWLHGFESVEDSIIDSVKMVKKHPLTPKDMIVHGLVMSPSTGELSIVVDGYKNK; this comes from the coding sequence ATGAGTATAGAAAATAGAAAATTAGATAAAATACTGGATTTTAACAGATCTTTTATTCAAAATAAAGAATATGAGAAATATGAAACATCTAAAGATCCCGATAAAAAAATAGTTATATTATCTTGTATGGACACAAGACTTACAGATTTGCTTCCAAAGGCTATGAACTTAAAAAATGGAGATGCTAAAATAATAAAAAATGCAGGTGCTACTGTTTTACATCCTTTTGGAAGTATAATGAGAAGTATTATAGTTGCTATTTACGAATTTGAAGTCGATGAAGTTCTTATAGTAGGTCATGAAGGATGTGGCATGTGTAATCTAAATACAGAAAATCTTATAAATAAAATTATAAATAAGGGTGTATCAATTGAGACAATAAATACTCTTTCTAACTCAGGAATTGACGTAAAAAAATGGCTTCATGGATTTGAGTCTGTAGAAGACTCTATAATAGATAGTGTTAAAATGGTTAAAAAGCATCCTTTAACACCTAAAGACATGATAGTTCATGGTTTAGTTATGTCTCCTAGTACAGGTGAACTATCGATAGTTGTAGATGGTTATAAAAACAAATAG
- a CDS encoding GGDEF domain-containing protein, which yields MNFKIKKNYIIVFASAVVLLIFILKLNNLNNFKQEEKMKIQDANALIQDVDYDLAEKKLEQIEKNKKIFNKLDKSDKFNLYNYLGIINTFQGETVSAILMYEKAEKYVSKENKYKVEINSSIAYRHMGEYIKSAESLIKIINSFNKNKTENARIKTYALLNLAEIYFQVGSMDEYSIILSKIEPFIEYLPESHKDDLLIMYYSDLIIKELNKKDFSKIDFYFKKIDKLEKGNKVVQYTESKMLKTRAYALYFKKTRDIGKTIEYFEQLEEYGKKEGDIYICQFSIKERIEIYKKLKNHYEYDKLVQKFYKNELDMSKINNKQYEFHLNNKIKEEEDISIMKKTSTLIIISNLFLIGIIILVYKKMKKSRYESMKDPLCNVYNRRYLELYKKNVKIKDVPISVFMIDVDYFKLYNDNYGHQRGDEVLKSISEVLKSSCRKSDMIFRYGGEEFCIVLKNTVKKESTFFAERILKNISDKKIKHEYSKVSNYISLSIGISTIYSNKDIRNAINLADKALYISKENGRGKYTHIEDI from the coding sequence ATGAATTTTAAAATTAAGAAAAATTATATAATAGTATTTGCATCTGCAGTGGTTCTATTGATTTTTATATTAAAATTAAATAATTTAAATAATTTTAAACAAGAAGAAAAAATGAAAATTCAAGATGCAAATGCCCTTATACAAGATGTAGATTATGATTTAGCTGAAAAAAAATTAGAACAAATTGAAAAAAACAAAAAAATATTTAACAAGTTGGATAAATCAGATAAGTTTAATTTATATAATTATCTAGGAATTATAAACACATTTCAAGGTGAAACTGTAAGTGCAATACTTATGTATGAAAAGGCCGAAAAATATGTGAGTAAAGAAAATAAGTATAAAGTTGAGATAAATTCCTCTATAGCATATAGGCACATGGGAGAATACATAAAAAGTGCTGAATCTCTTATAAAAATAATAAATTCATTTAATAAAAATAAAACTGAAAATGCTAGAATAAAAACCTATGCATTGTTAAATTTAGCAGAAATTTACTTTCAAGTAGGTAGTATGGATGAATATAGTATAATTTTATCTAAAATTGAACCATTTATTGAATATTTACCTGAATCTCACAAAGATGATTTATTAATAATGTATTATTCAGATTTAATAATAAAAGAATTAAATAAAAAAGATTTTAGTAAAATTGATTTTTATTTTAAGAAAATAGATAAATTAGAAAAGGGAAATAAAGTTGTCCAATACACTGAGAGTAAAATGTTAAAGACTAGGGCATATGCATTGTATTTTAAGAAAACTAGAGATATTGGTAAAACTATTGAGTACTTTGAGCAATTAGAGGAGTATGGTAAAAAAGAAGGGGATATATATATATGCCAATTTTCTATAAAGGAAAGGATAGAAATTTATAAAAAGTTAAAAAACCATTATGAATATGATAAATTAGTACAAAAATTTTATAAAAATGAATTGGACATGTCAAAAATAAATAATAAGCAATATGAATTTCATTTGAATAACAAGATAAAAGAAGAAGAAGACATAAGTATTATGAAAAAAACTAGCACATTAATAATAATAAGCAATTTGTTTTTAATTGGAATTATTATACTAGTATATAAAAAGATGAAAAAATCTAGATATGAATCGATGAAAGACCCGTTGTGCAATGTTTATAATAGACGGTATTTAGAACTATATAAAAAAAATGTAAAAATTAAAGATGTTCCAATATCAGTATTTATGATAGATGTAGACTATTTTAAATTATATAATGATAACTATGGTCATCAGCGTGGAGATGAAGTTTTAAAATCTATATCAGAAGTTTTAAAAAGCAGTTGTAGAAAAAGCGATATGATATTTAGATATGGAGGCGAAGAATTTTGCATTGTTCTTAAAAATACTGTAAAAAAAGAATCTACATTTTTTGCAGAAAGAATACTTAAAAATATTTCAGATAAAAAGATAAAGCATGAATATTCAAAAGTAAGTAATTATATTAGTCTAAGTATAGGTATTTCAACAATATATTCAAATAAAGATATAAGAAATGCTATAAATTTAGCAGATAAAGCATTATATATATCAAAGGAAAATGGTAGAGGTAAATATACTCATATAGAAGATATATAA
- a CDS encoding ROK family protein — protein sequence MNTYLGIDVGGTSIKYGVYDKYGNEVKKGKDKIRTPKYDMSKFIKSIKLIMDECGPVDGVGLSVPGCVNPNSGYIQDGGSIRILDKVNIKYILEKELGIKVEVENDANCALLAEKWIGNATECSNFVCITLGTGIGGALYINNGLVSGNNYFSGEFGYMILDNIHEKYRLKTLNKTSSTVSFVREIANKKGVNSRSLDGVSVFDMIQNKDDEVLELYKMWIRRVAICIYNVGFIVDPEKILIGGGISNQPIFIEDLKSEMKRLSIELIKETGKIENLYKKWNIGPCKFFNDSGQIGAIYNYIVRNEN from the coding sequence TTGAACACTTATTTAGGAATAGATGTTGGAGGAACTTCTATAAAGTATGGAGTTTACGATAAATATGGAAATGAAGTAAAAAAAGGGAAAGATAAAATAAGAACACCTAAGTATGATATGTCAAAGTTTATAAAATCAATAAAATTAATAATGGATGAATGTGGACCTGTAGATGGAGTAGGACTTAGCGTTCCAGGATGTGTAAATCCTAATAGTGGATACATACAAGATGGAGGATCTATACGAATATTAGATAAAGTAAATATAAAGTATATTTTAGAAAAAGAGTTAGGAATAAAAGTAGAAGTAGAAAATGATGCAAATTGTGCATTATTAGCTGAAAAATGGATTGGAAATGCAACTGAATGTAGCAATTTTGTATGTATTACGCTTGGGACAGGAATAGGTGGAGCTTTGTATATAAACAATGGATTAGTAAGTGGGAATAATTATTTTTCAGGAGAATTTGGATATATGATTCTAGATAATATACATGAAAAATATAGACTAAAAACTTTGAATAAAACTAGCTCAACTGTATCATTTGTCAGAGAAATAGCTAATAAAAAGGGCGTGAATTCTAGAAGTTTAGACGGAGTTTCCGTATTTGATATGATTCAAAATAAGGATGATGAAGTTTTAGAATTATATAAAATGTGGATAAGAAGAGTAGCAATTTGTATTTATAATGTGGGGTTTATAGTTGATCCAGAAAAAATTCTTATTGGAGGCGGAATAAGCAATCAACCTATTTTTATAGAAGATTTGAAATCTGAAATGAAAAGGCTTTCTATAGAGCTTATAAAAGAAACCGGAAAAATTGAAAATTTATATAAAAAATGGAATATTGGACCTTGTAAGTTTTTTAATGATTCTGGTCAGATAGGAGCTATATACAATTATATAGTTAGAAATGAAAATTAG
- a CDS encoding AI-2E family transporter, whose amino-acid sequence MKNLKFKNQILLSTYIIILSFLLLNIKSVANMFLHLISISKPFIIGIAIAFLINIPMKFFEKKVIEPYLKKTKLKNPKTLARALSLLVTLLILFVLVNSFVNFVIPQLGKSTSSLISAVPQYIDSLESYVTNYFSHINIPDSIHANILSGLDKVSSFVIKFANYFISNILGFTVGVTSAITNFVIGFIIAIYILLSKEKLLLQCKKFTFAFLDEKYANKLVEISHLVEFKFSKFIAGQCMDGAILGILCFIGMTIFSMPYALLVSTIVAIAALIPIFGTFIGTALSVFIIFMVKPITALYYLIMMLVIQQIEGNLIYPFVVGNSIGLSSFWILVPIFVGSSMFGVLGILIGVPLFSVIYTLLSRYVNKRIKEKNINL is encoded by the coding sequence ATGAAAAATCTCAAATTTAAAAATCAAATTTTACTCTCAACTTATATAATAATTTTATCTTTTTTACTTTTAAATATAAAATCTGTTGCAAATATGTTTCTTCACCTAATTTCTATATCGAAACCTTTTATAATAGGTATAGCAATAGCATTTTTAATAAATATTCCTATGAAGTTTTTTGAAAAGAAAGTTATAGAACCATATTTAAAAAAGACAAAATTAAAAAATCCAAAAACTTTAGCCAGAGCATTATCTCTTTTAGTTACTTTACTTATTTTATTTGTATTAGTGAACTCATTTGTAAACTTTGTGATTCCTCAATTAGGTAAAAGTACTTCTAGTTTAATAAGTGCGGTTCCTCAGTATATAGATTCACTAGAATCTTATGTTACAAATTATTTTTCACATATAAATATTCCAGATAGTATCCATGCTAATATCTTATCTGGTTTAGATAAAGTTTCAAGTTTTGTAATAAAATTTGCAAACTATTTTATCTCAAATATATTAGGATTTACAGTTGGTGTTACATCTGCGATAACTAATTTTGTTATAGGATTTATAATTGCAATTTATATACTTTTAAGTAAAGAAAAACTTTTACTTCAATGTAAAAAATTTACTTTCGCTTTTTTAGACGAAAAATATGCAAATAAGTTAGTAGAAATTTCTCATTTAGTAGAATTTAAATTCTCAAAATTTATAGCTGGGCAATGTATGGATGGTGCTATATTAGGTATTTTATGTTTCATAGGTATGACTATATTTAGTATGCCTTATGCATTGCTTGTTAGTACTATAGTGGCGATAGCTGCGTTAATACCTATATTCGGAACATTTATAGGAACTGCACTTTCAGTTTTTATTATATTTATGGTTAAGCCTATAACGGCATTATATTATTTAATAATGATGCTTGTAATTCAGCAAATTGAAGGTAACTTAATATATCCATTTGTTGTGGGTAACTCTATAGGACTATCCTCATTTTGGATATTAGTACCTATATTTGTAGGTTCTTCTATGTTCGGTGTTTTAGGTATTTTAATAGGAGTTCCTCTTTTTAGTGTAATTTACACGCTATTATCTAGATATGTAAATAAAAGAATAAAAGAAAAAAATATTAATCTATAA
- a CDS encoding C-GCAxxG-C-C family (seleno)protein: protein MTKPSEYHKQGYTCAEAIIKSYNEEHNTDIPVALGSGMGTGVTVGSLCGAVNAAVLVLGYIKGREDSSQSNDARAYSRELMNRVRDKYNSEICLDLKKNKVSCSEIIDFSYDALKEILAA, encoded by the coding sequence ATGACAAAACCATCAGAATATCATAAACAAGGATATACATGTGCAGAAGCTATAATAAAATCATATAATGAAGAACATAACACTGATATCCCAGTTGCGTTAGGAAGCGGAATGGGAACAGGAGTTACAGTTGGAAGTTTATGTGGAGCTGTAAATGCGGCTGTATTAGTATTAGGATATATAAAGGGTAGAGAAGATAGCTCTCAATCAAACGATGCCAGAGCTTACTCAAGAGAATTAATGAATAGAGTTAGAGATAAATATAACAGTGAGATATGTTTAGATCTAAAGAAAAATAAAGTTAGCTGTTCAGAGATAATAGATTTTTCATATGATGCATTAAAAGAAATTTTAGCAGCATAA